In one window of Camelina sativa cultivar DH55 chromosome 15, Cs, whole genome shotgun sequence DNA:
- the LOC104744664 gene encoding uncharacterized protein LOC104744664 isoform X2 → MVVINKDPTAHAEMIAIREACKKLNQITLSECEIYASCEPCPMCFGAIHLSRLKRLVYGAKAEAAIAIGFNSNIADGVLGIGCYHNSNLEIIKLDATIAEQVFQNTKGKFTY, encoded by the exons ATGGTTGTGATAAACAAAGACCCTACTGCACATGCTGAAATGATAGCCATTAGAGAG GCATGCAAGAAACTGAACCAAATTACGCTATCGGAATGTGAGATTTACGCATCCTGCGAGCCTTGTCCGATGTGTTTTGGAGCCATCCATCTCTCAAGACTAAAG AGGTTGGTGTATGGGGCAAAAGCAGAAGCAGCTATAGCCATTGGATTCAATAGCAACATAGCCGATGGTGTATTAGGCATTGGGTGCTACCATAACTCTAACCTAGAGATTATAAAACTCGATGCTACTATCGCCGAGCAAGTGTTCCAGAATACAAAGGGGAAGTTCACTTATTAG
- the LOC104744664 gene encoding uncharacterized protein LOC104744664 isoform X1, with protein sequence MRADEGTIGKEHYKMMTGENTITDSQKDSASVPSAPDPGHDATVEFAAANDRDHKLLAQAVEEAYIGVECGHGRPFGAVIVHKDEIVVSCHNMVVINKDPTAHAEMIAIREACKKLNQITLSECEIYASCEPCPMCFGAIHLSRLKRLVYGAKAEAAIAIGFNSNIADGVLGIGCYHNSNLEIIKLDATIAEQVFQNTKGKFTY encoded by the exons ATGAGAGCGGACGAGGGGACGATCGGGAAAGAGCATTACAAGATGATGACCGGCGAAAACACGATCACCGACAGCCAGAAAGACTCTGCTTCTGTACCG TCTGCTCCAGATCCAGGCCATGATGCCACAGTCGAGTTCGCTG CTGCAAATGATAGGGACCACAAGTTGTTAGCCCAAGCTGTTGAAGAAGCATATATCGGAGTCGAGTGTGGCCATGGCCGCCCTTTTGGAGCGGTTATTGTTCATAAGGATGAAATCGTCGTGAGCTGCCACAATATGGTTGTGATAAACAAAGACCCTACTGCACATGCTGAAATGATAGCCATTAGAGAG GCATGCAAGAAACTGAACCAAATTACGCTATCGGAATGTGAGATTTACGCATCCTGCGAGCCTTGTCCGATGTGTTTTGGAGCCATCCATCTCTCAAGACTAAAG AGGTTGGTGTATGGGGCAAAAGCAGAAGCAGCTATAGCCATTGGATTCAATAGCAACATAGCCGATGGTGTATTAGGCATTGGGTGCTACCATAACTCTAACCTAGAGATTATAAAACTCGATGCTACTATCGCCGAGCAAGTGTTCCAGAATACAAAGGGGAAGTTCACTTATTAG